Below is a genomic region from Streptomyces sp. RPA4-2.
ATCGGCTGTCCGTCCATGTTCATGTACGGCAAGGACCTCGACGTCCGCAAGAGTGCTCCCGCGCTGGGTCCCGAGTCCCGGATCGCGGTCAACGGTTCGCACAGCGCGGTGAAGTCCCAGGGCCTCGACCAGGTGATCCGCAGGACGCACACGCGCTATCCGCACCTGCGTTTCATCGGACAGAACCTGAGTGACGCGCGCCAGCTGCACTGGCGCGACCTGTCGGACCCGAACGGCTCCGTCACCGCGATACCCACCCACCCGGACCACCCGATGTACCGCGAGGACAAGGTCCGCGTCTACATCGACCCCGTCACCTGGATCGACGACCTGCGGGACTTCGACTTCTCGTTCGGCTCCCGCATCCACGGCAACATCGCGGCGCTCCTCGCGGGCACGCCCGCGACGGTGCTGTGCGGCGACTCGCGCACCCTGGAGCTGTGCCGCTACTTCGACATCCCGCACCGCAGGATCAACGCGCTGCCGCGAGATCTCGACCCGGCCGAGCTGTACGCGGAGGCGGACTTCGGCGCGCTGACGGGCGGCCACCAGGAGCGCTTCGAGCGCTTCACGGGCTTCCTGGACCGCAACGGCCTGCGGAACACCTTCACGCACGGGGACGGAGGCGCCGCCTACGACAGGCGCATGGCCTCGCTCACCTTCCCGGCCGGCATCCGGCCCTGGAACGACGCCGACGTCACCTCGCTCACCACCCGGTTCGGCTGGCTGCAGACCCGTATCACCGAGCTGTCGGCGGACAACGCCAAGCTGAAGCGTGACCTCGACCGGGCCCGGAAGGGGGCCCCGAAGGCCCTGGCGCAGCCCGCCGTCCCGCAGCGCTCCGTCTACCGCATGGCGCGCCGTGCGGTCGGGCGCCCGCTGCGCAAGGCGCTGCAGTCGGGCCGCCGCTGACCTCCGCCCACCCTCGCGGGGTGCGTACTCCCCCGGTACGCGCCCCGTCGACGCCCGTTCCGTACGCCCGCAGGGGCGCCGGAACGGGCGTTTCGCGTCATTCCTCCGTGTGGCGGGGTCCCAGCACCCTGCGGGCCACCCGGCGGGCGGTGCGCATACCCGGGAAGTGGGCGGCCGGCGCGAACTTGAAGCTGTCGATGGTGACCGTCTCGCGGCTGGTCGGGACGAACCACCCGTCCGGGATGGGCGCTTCCTTGTCACGGAAGTGCGGGTAGCCGAGATAGGCCTTGCGGCTGCGCGGGTCCACGTGGAGCGCGGGCGCCTTCTTCTTCCTGAGGAACTCCAGGAGGTCGACCAGGAGGTCGGCCCGGCCCAGGCCGGCCAGGTTCACCCGCAGTCGCTCGTTGACCTTGAGACGGTCGGCGACGCCCTCGGTCCAGTACGCGTCGATCAGTGGCTTGGCGAGCGCGAGCTTGTCGCGTCTGACCTCCTCGTCGTCCCTGAGGAAGACGGGACCGAACTGCGGGAGCAGGGTGACGAGGAAGGGCCGGACCATCAGGCCGTCGCGGCGCTTGCCCGCGGGCACGTGCTCGGCGATCAGCCCCATCAGGGCGCGGGCGGAGTCGAAGCGCAGCCGGTAACTGCCGCTCTTGGTCACGTGCTTGCCGTCCTCGCGGCCGACCAGGTAGTAGCAGTCGTAGTCGGCGACCACGGAGACGCCGTCGGCACGGAGGTAGGCCTCCATGGTGAACAGGGCGTCCTCGCCGGTCTTCAGCGACTCGTCGAAGTGCATGCCGTGCCGGGTGAGCAGCTCGCGCCTGAAGAGCTTCTGCGCGCTGAGCGTGAACTTGATCTGCGAGGAGAACACGTCCGTGCGGGGCAGGGTCTTGCCCCACATCGACTTCGGGGCGGAGCGGTTGACCCCGATGACCTTGCCGAGCACGACGTCCGTACCCTGCGCGTCGGCCATGGCGACCATGCGCTCCAGGGCCTCCGGGCCCAGGTGGTCGTCGGCGTCGAGGAAGAAGACGTAGCGTCCGCGGGCCTTGTCGAGGCCGACGTTGCGCGGACCGCTGGGGCCGCCCGAGTTGGCCTGCCGGATCACGGTGACCGCCAGGGCCGCGCGCTCCGCGAACTCCTCCAGGTGCTCCCCGGTGCCGTCCATCGACCCGTCGTCGACGGCGATGACCTCGATCCGGTCGGGACCGAGGGTCTGGTCCTCCACCGACTGCAGACACTTCACCAGGTAAGGCATGGCCTCGTACGCCCCGATGATCACGCTCACATCAGGCTGCGTCACTGTCACGTTTCCCCATCGTCATCAGAATATTTCCCCCGTATCACCGGAAGGACTACTTAGAAGACGGACGAAAACGCCGATCGGTTGCCTGACAAGCCCTCATGTGTGACGCGCTTCACAGAAAGAAGCCCGGCTCCGAGGTGTACTCGGAGCCGGGCTCTGTCACACGCGCGCGGACGACCTGGGGCCGGCCGGCAGCGAGGGGACGATCAGATCACCCCTTGACGGCCGCACCGCCCGTCTCGCCCGCGGTGGCGGCCCGCTGACCGGGCACCGCGCCCGCCGGCTCCGCGGCGGCGGCGGCCGCCGCTCCGGCCGCTTGGCCCTGGTTGCGCACCCGGGACTTCTCCGCCAGGTCACGCACCGCACCGTTGAACTGGTCGATCGACGTCGGCTCGTCGGGGCCCAGCAGATACCGCTTCAGCTCCCGGCGGTCGGTGGCCAGCGCGTCCGCCGACGGGTCGACGACCCCGGCGAGCAACTCGTCCAGTTCGGCGGCCGAGTTGGAGAGGATCACGGCGGCGCGCACCGCGGTGTTCTGCCGCTTGAACTCCTCGACGCCCAGCTCCGCGGAGTCCGTGACCGCGTACGGCTTGCCGCTCGCGATGAAGTCGGAGACCACGCTGGATATGTCCGAGACCATGGCGTCGGAGACGTTGAAGCAGTCGTACAGGCGGGGCTCGGCGCCGGTGATGACCCGGTGCTCGGCGCTGCCGAACGAGCGCCAGTAGGCGTCGTTCCACTCGGCGCGCAGCCGGGCGACCTCGGCGTGCGCCGCGAAATCGACCACGCCGTCACGGGTGGCCTCGGCGTCGTCGCCGCTCTCGGTGCCACCGGTCAGCTGCTCGATACGGGCCGCGATCCGGGCCAGCTCGGCCACGGCGGCGCTCTGGGCCGCCGCGTCGCCGGTGAAGCGGGGGTCGGCGGCGCGTTCGGCGGCCGCCTTCTCGACCAGCGCGACGATCCTCTCGTGCGTGGCCTTGGCCTTCGAGCTGCGGGTGCCGGTGAACGGGTGCGGCTTGTAGAGGACACGGACGGGCGGATCGGCCCGCACCAGACGACGGACGATGTTCTCGCCCGCCAGCAGGATCGAGGTGTTGCCCGGGTTGTCGTCCCAGCCCTCCCAGGTGGGGGCGTACAGGATCGTCGGGCAGCGTCCGTCGGCGGCGTCGCCGGGAAGTCCGTCCGACGCGCCCTGCCAGGTCCGGATCGGCGCGAGCTGCGGGCGGCCGACCTCGGCGATGTCGTCGTCACGGACGCCGACATCGGCGATGGCGTAACGGTCACGGCCCGCGCGGCCGGCGGTCCACACCTCGTCGTACACCTTGCTGAACGGGTTGACGCTGGCGAGCTTGTCGCTGTCGCCGTGTCCGATGAAGACGTGCTTCATGGTGGGCACGCGCAGCATGTGGATGTTCTTGCCGACGTTCGCCGCGTAGAGCGCGACCCGCACGGTCGACAGGTCCATGTTCATCAGGTGCACCCCTCCGGGCACGCAGATGATCGGCACCGTGGTGGGTGCCATGCGTTCCAGGACCGACCGCTCACGGAGGATGATCAGCGGCCGGGTGTCCAGCTGCTCCATCGTCTCCAGCCACATGTTGACCTGGTACGCGGAGTCCTTGGAGCCCGAGAAGTAGAGCACCGTCTCCGGGCGGTACGCGCGCAGCCAGTCGTCGAGGGCCGCCAGAACCTTAACGGCGTCCGGCGGGATCCTCCGGCCGCGCACGAACGGGACGAGGGCCACGACGTAACCGAAGGCCAGCAGCAGGGTCACCGCGATGCCCGCGTAGCCATAGACGTTGTCGTCGGTCGCCGCGGAGACGAGGAGGCCGGCGACGGCCACCAGGTCGAGGTGGAGCATCTTCTCGGCGGCCCGGGAGACCAGGCGGCGCGGCGGCGCGTCCGGGATACGGACACGCGGGTCCAGATCGACGTTGCGGGCGGCGATGGGCAGCTTGCGGCGCAGCGCGATCAGCGTGACGAGCGCGCCGTGCGGTGCCTGGAAGCCGTAGAAGGCCAGGAAGCACGCGATGGCCGCGTTGAAGAGCATGCTGGTGGACAGGTCGAGCCGCGCCAGGAGCAGGACGAGCAGCAGCTCCCGGATCAGGAACCTGATGGACACACCGGCCCGCACCTTGCTGAGGCGGTTGACCAGATAGCTGCCGCGCCGGTGCAGATAGTGGTCCGCCAGGTACGTCACGGCGGCCGCGGCCGCGAAGGCGCCGACGCTCGGCAGGAGCGCGGCGAGCATCAGGCAGGGGAAGCCCAGCATCATGAGGGCCGCCGCCGCCAGCTCGGCCGCGCTGCCCACCCGGGCAACGCGAATAGCGGTGGAAATCACGGAGAAACCTGCTCTTGAGGGGTGAGTGCCGGTTTGATACCAAAAGTTTTTTTGATACCGAGATGAACCAAAAACGAAAAAGCGAACCCTACGGACTCAGGCCCTTGTGAATTCGCGGCGAACACGCGGACACAAAGGCCTGAATTCCAAAAGACTAATCTTTTTGATTATGCCACGCCGTCCTGGCGGTCCAGGACGCTGGCCAGAGCCGCCTCGAAACCGGAGGCGCGGCCCGCGCCCGCCGTCGGGTCCTGCTGCCGTACGTCGATGACGTGACCGGTGAGTTCGGAGAGCAGCACGTCCAGTGACGTGTGCGCGACGGCCTCGGAGGACAGCAGCGAGCCCGCGGGCTCCTGACCGAACGCCTTGGTGCGCATGGGGGTCGCGGTGCGCTCGGGGTTGATGCAGTTGACGCGGATGCCGTCGCCGGCCCACTCGTCGGACAGCGCCTGGGTGAGGTTCACCATGGCGGCCTTGGTGGAGGAGTAGAGGCTGTACTCGGCGCGGCCGCGGGTGTAGCTGCTGGAGGTGTACAGCAGCAGCTGGCCCTTGGTCTCGGCCAGGTACTTGTACGAGGAGCGGGCGATCTGCACCGGCGCGAGGTAGTTGACCTTCAGCGCTTCCTCGATGGTCGCGTTGTCCGTCTCGGCGAGCTTGCCGATGCGCAGCACGCCGGCGGTGTTGATCACGTAGTCGATGCGCCCGGTCTCCGCGTACGCCGTGGACAGCGCGTCGTCGACCTCTTCGGGGTTCTCGACGTGCGTGCCGGTGGTCGAGCGGCCGAGCGCGTAGGTCTTGGCCCCGTAGCCCTCGGCGAGCTCGGCTATGTCCTTGCCGATGCCGTACGAACCGCCGAAGACCACCACGGTCTTGCCGGTGAGCAGCTCGCGGTAGGCGGCCTCGTCGGCCTGCTCGGGCGCGGCGGTGGAGGCGAGCTGGAAGAGCTTGTCGGCGATGAAGACGTCGACGGGCTGGGTGACCTTCATGTTGTACTCGTCACCCGCGACGACGTGGATCGGCACGTCCGGCAGGTACCTGAGCACGACCGAGCAGTCGTCGGTGGCCTGGAAGTTGGGGTCACCGGCCGCGACCTCGTACGCGCGGCGGATCGTGGACAGCTTGAACGCCTGAGGCGTCTGGCCGCGGCGCAGCCGGGAGCGGTCCGGGATCTCGGTGATGAACTCGCCGTCCTCGCCGTGGGTGCGGGTCACGATGATCGTGTCCGCGGACGGGATGGCGACGTCCACGGCCTGGAAGCGCTCCAGCGCGGTCACGCAGTCGTCGATCACGCGCTCCGACAGCAGCGGGCGTACGGCGTCGTGGAACAGGACGTTCGCGTCCTCGCCCTCGGCCAGGCCCTCGCCGAGGGCGGCGATGGCGCGCTCGGTCGTCTCGTTCCGCGTCGAGCCGCCCTCGATCACCTTGGTGACCTTCTTCAGCCCCGCCTTCGCGACGATCTTCTCGACGTCCGGGACGTAGCCCGGGGCCATCAGCACGATGATGTCGTCGATCGAGTCGGCCTGCTCGAAGGTGGTCAGCGTGTGCTCGATGACCGCCTTGCCGGCGATCTTCAGCAGCTGCTTCGGAATCGACAGACCCACGCGCTGGCCGGTGCCGCCGGCCAGGATCACTGCGGTGGTACGGGGCTTGGCAAAGTGCTCAGACACAGGCGACCTACCTTGGGACGACAGGGAACCCAGGAATGGTCCCACTTACGGTTACCGCCATGCAAGGCGAGCGCCGCCTACTGCATATGTGCGCGCAACCATTTATTCACCTTGCACGCAGGCCACTTCGAGAGTGCCGGATGAATTGTCCGGATTTGCTGTGAGTAACTGCACACGTCCCGCCCGCGATTCTCACCTTCGCTTCATGCGCTTGCGCATCAGGTGACCCAGGACACGGACGAGTTCCCCCGACGGCGTCCGATGAACCGGCCGGATCGCGGGAGCGCGCGAGGACTCCGCGGCGCCCACGGCGAGCGCTCCGTACAGCGCCTGGGCGGCCCCGTTGGGGCGATCCGCGGTGCGCCCCGCGCGGTGCCGGCCGCGGCGGTGGTGGTGTTACGACTGACAGCGGTGCCGGGACGCCCGGAACCCGTACGCCCAGGGCGCGGATTCGTCCGGCCCTCTCCGCGCCGACGGCCACGACAGCCGTCAGGGCCCGCACCGGAGTACTGATCCGGACGTCCTCCGATGGCTGACGGCAGGCATTTCCTCATCCGCGGGACCGCGCCGTTGCACACGAGTTTCGAATAGGTCTCGTCCGGAAGTCCATTTCCGCGGAATTCTCTGTCGCGTATACGCAGCATTTCGGTCCCGGCCGGCGCACGGGAACGATTGGCCGTGGCCGGGACCTCCACCAGAAGAACGCGGGGCAGCCCGAGCGGGGATTCGAAGGTGCGCGTCAGGCCCTGTGGACGGACGCGGCCGCCCGTCCACACGGCCGCGACCGGATCACACGAGCCGTACGCCCGGATCCCCCGCCTCGACCCGCAGACGGGCCAGGGTGCTGGAGGTGGCATCCGGCTTCAGCACCGTGGCCGGGACGCGCACCTGGGCGTCGATGCCGTCCCGCCGGATGTCGAAGAGGTGGTAGCCGCGGTGGGCGTCGATGAACTTCCAGTGCGGGTTGTCCGGCATCCGCGCTTTCCACTCCCGGTGGAAGACCGCCAGGTCCTGGTCGCCGCCGGTGGAGATGGAGGTCCCGACGAACTCGGCGCCGACCACGTCGGAGTGCGGGTCGGCGAAGTCCTTCTTGAGGTCGCTGATCATCGTGTAGTGCCGGTCGCCGCTCAGGACGACGGGGTTGCTGACCGCCGCGAACTCCCTCATGAGGGCGTTGCGTTCGGCCTGGTAGCCGTCCCAGGCGTCGTAGTACCAGAGCTTGCCCTTGCCCACCTGGAGGTCGGTCTCGGCCATCATGATCTGGGAGGCGACGATGTTCCAGCGGGCCGGCGATCGGCGCACTCCGCCGAGCAGCCATTTCTTCTGCGCCGCGCCGAGCATGGTGAGCGAGGGATGCTTGGCGCCCGCCTGGCTGGTCACCTGGTTGCTGCGGAACTGCCGGGTGTCGAGGACGTTCAGCCGGGCGAGGCGTCCGAAGTCGAGCCGCCGGTACATGGGGATGTGCGGCCCGTCCGGAATCGCGGTGGCCCGGACCGGCATGTGCTCGTAGTACGCCTGGTAGGCGGCGGTCAGCCGGGCCACGAACGCAGGGTGGGTCTGCTTGTCCGGGTCCTGCGGGACCTCCCCGGCGAAGTCGTTGTCGACCTCGTGGTCGTCGAAGGTGACCACCCAGGGGGCGTGCGCGTGCATCGCCGCGAGGTGCGGGTCGGTGCGGTACTGGGCGTACCGGTTGCGGTACTGGACGAGGGTGTGCGGCTCCCCGCTGCCCTCGTGCCGGCGCACGGCCGTCGCCGACGGCGCGGACTCGTAGATGTAGTCGCCGACGAACAGGACGACGTCGGGGTCCTCGCGCAGCATGTCGGCGTACGGGGTGAAGTAGCCGTGCTGCCAGTTCTGGCAGGAGGCGAGCGCGAGGCGCAGCGAGCCGCCCGCGGTGAAGGAATGCGGCGCCGTTCGGGTGCGGCCGGTCGGCGAGAGCCGGCCGCCGGCTCGGAAGCGGTACCAGTACACGCGGTCCGGGCGCAGCCCGCGGACGTCGACGTGAACGCTGTGGCCGTACTCCGGACGTGCCTGGGCGGTGCCGCGGCGCACCTGCTTGCGGAAGCGGGCGTCCTCGGCGATCTCCCAGCCGACCTCCACCGCACGGTCGGGCATGCCGCCGCCGTTCAGCGGGTCGGGGGCGAGCCGGGTCCACAGCACGACGGCGTCCGCCAGCGGGTCGCCGGAAGCGACGCCGAGGCTGAACACGCCGTCGGGCAGAGGGGGTACGGCTGAGCGTGCGGTGCCGGGCACCCAGAGCTGGGCGGAGGCGGCGGCGCCGAACACGGCGGCCGAGGCGGTGAGAAAGTGGCGTCGATCGCGTGAGACGGCTCCGGACATCGGCGAACTCCCCTGCGTCGGTTGCCTCTTGGACACCGACAAGCCCACAGGGGACAGCGGCCCACCTCTTGAACAGGGCGCATCACAGACATGACAAGTGCGCGAGCAGCGAGCGCGTCACCGCGCCGGGCGACTCCGCCGTTCCCTGCGCGGACCTCAGGGGAACTCGCGAGCGCTTCGGGGTGCTCGAGAGCCCGTCAGCGAACCACCACGGGCACGGAGAGGAAGATCCTCTCCGTGCCCGCGGTGCGTATTCCGGCCGGTCGGCCGGTCGCCTAGAACGGCTCGAAGTCGTCGTACTCCTTCTCCGACTCGTCCCGCTCCGCCTGCTTGTCGCGGCGGCGCTGGGCGGCGGGGCGAGGCTCGTCGAGGCGGTGGTCCTCGCCACGGCGGCCGAGCATCTCCGCACCGGCCATGACCGTCGGCTCCCAGTCGAAGACGACCGCGTTCTCCTCGGGGCCGATGGCGACGCCGTCGCCCGAGCGGGCGCCCGCCTTCATCAGCTGCGCCTCGACACCGAGACGGTTGAGGCGGTCGGCGAGGTAGCCGACGGCCTCGTCGTTGTTGAAGTCGGTCTGGCGGACCCAGCGCTCCGGCTTCTCGCCGCGCACGCGGAAGAGGCCGTCCTCCTCCTGCGCCACGGTGAAGCCGGCGTCGTCGACCGCCTTCGGGCGGATGACGATCCGGGTCGCCTCCTCCTTGGGCTTCGCGGCGCGCGCGGCGGCGACCATCTCGGCGAGCGCGAAGGACAGCTCCCTCAGACCCATGTGGGCGACCGCCGACACCTCGAAGACGCGGTAACCACGGCGCTCCAGGTCGGGGCGGACCATCTCCGCGAGGTCCTTGCCGTCCGGCACGTCGATCTTGTTCAGGACGACCATGCGCGGACGGTTGTCCAGGCCGCCGTACTGCTTCAGCTCCTCCTCGATGATGTCGAGGTCGGAGATCGGGTCGCGCTCGGATTCGAGGGTGGCCGTGTCCAGGACGTGCACGAGCACACTGCACCGCTCCACATGGCGCAGGAACTCCAGCCCGAGGCCCTTGCCCTGGCTCGCGCCGGGGATGAGACCGGGCACGTCCGCGATGGTGTAGACGGTCTCGCCCGCGGTCACCACGCCCAGGTTCGGGACGAGGGTCGTGAACGGGTAGTCCGCGATCTTCGGCTTGGCGGCGGACAGGACCGAGATGAGCGAGGACTTGCCGGCGCTCGGGTAACCCACCAGGGCGACGTCGGCGACGGTCTTCAGCTCCAGGACGATGTCCTGGAGGCCGCCGGGCACACCGAGCAGCGCGAAGCCGGGCGCCTTGCGGCGGGCCGAGGACAGCGCCGCGTTGCCGAGGCCGCCGCGGCCGCCCTCGGCGGCGACGTAGGAGGTGCCCTGTCCGACGAGGTCCGCGAGGACATTGCCGGCCTTGTCGAGCACGACCGTGCCGTCCGGCACGGGCAGGATCAGGTCCTGGCCGTCCTTGCCGGAGCGGTTGCCGCCCTCGCCGGGCTTGCCGCTGGTGGCCTTGCGATGGGGTGAGTGGTGATAGTCGAGCAGCGTGGTGACGGACTGGTCGACGACCAGCATCACGTCACCGCCACGGCCGCCGTTGCCGCCGTCCGGGCCGCCGAGCGGCTTGAACTTCTCCCGGTGTACGGAGGCACAGCCGTGACCTCCGCTACCCGCGGCGACATGCAGCTCGACGCGGTCCACGAAGGTGGTCATGTGGGGTGCCTCCAGCACTTCGGTTACTTCTGTACGTACGGAATGTCTCTTACGTAACACGCGAAAGGCGGACCCGCTTCCCGTGGGGGAAGTGAGGTCCGCCTCGCGAAGAACTCTGTTCTACGGAGCCTGGGCCCCGAGGCACCGCATCCGGTCCGCGTGGAACCGGATCAGCCTCGACGGGACTGGATCAGGCGACCGGAACGATGTTCACGACCTTGCGGCCACGGTGCGTGCCGAACTCGACCGCACCGGCGGCCAGCGCGAACAGCGTGTCGTCCTTGCCACGGCCGACACTGACGCCGGGGTGGAAGTGGGTGCCACGCTGGCGGACCAGGATCTCACCGGCGTTGACGGTCTGACCGCCGAAGCGCTTCACACCGAGCCGCTGAGCGTTGGAGTCGCGACCGTTCCGAGTGGACGATGCGCCCTTCTTGTGTGCCATGTCTCAGTCCCTACCCTTACTTCGCAGCCGCGGGGATCTCAGTGACCTTGATCGCCGTGTACTGCTGGCGGTGGCCCTGACGACGGCGGTAGCCGGTCTTGTTCTTGTAGCGAAGGATGTCGATCTTCACACCCTTGTGGTGGTCCACGATCTCGGCCTGGACCTTGATGCCCGCGAGGACCCAGGGGTCGCTCGTCACGGCTTCGCCGTCGACAACGAGCAGGGTCGAGAGCTCGACCGTGTCGCCAACCTTGGCGGTGGGAATCTTGTCAACCTCAACGATGTCGCCGACAGCAACCTTGTGCTGGCGACCACCGCTGCGCACGATGGCGTACACGCGGATCTCTCTTTCGCTCGGAACGGACCCCGCAGTCCAGCCGCCGACTCGCGCGAGCGGCCTCTCCCGGGGCGTGGAGCACGAAGCTCGCGGCACCAGGAGGAAGAGGTTTACGGGGGTGTGACGCGTCAGGGGACACGCCGACGGTCAAGGTTACGGGGCCTGGCTTGAGGGGTCAAACCGGGCCCCGGGGGGGCGCTGCGGGCGGTCGGCCCACCGTCGCCGCGCACCCCGATGTGCCCGTAGGACGCGGTGCGCCTCCGGGAGCGCACCTCACAGGCGGGTACGCCTCCCCCGTATGCTCCCCAACCGAACCCGGACACCGAAAGGCAGACAAGTGAACTACAGGGTCCAGCCCAGCGCCCAGGTCGACGAGACCGCCGAGATCGGCGCGGGAAGCAGCGTCTGGGACCTCGCGCAGATCCGTGACGGCGCCCGCCTCGGCGAGGGCTGTGTGATCGGTCGTGGCGCGTACGTCGGCTCGGGCGTCCGCATGGGCGACAACTGCAAGCTGCAGAACTACGCGCTCGTCTATGAGCCCGCCGAACTCGGTGACGGTGTCTTCATCGGTCCGGCCGTGGTCCTCACCAACGACCACAACCCCCGCTCCGTGGACCCCGAGGGCAAGCAGAAGCGTGGCGGCGACTGGGAAGCCGTCGGCGTGAAGATCGCCGACGGCGCCTCGATCGGTGCCCG
It encodes:
- a CDS encoding glycosyltransferase, with protein sequence MTVTQPDVSVIIGAYEAMPYLVKCLQSVEDQTLGPDRIEVIAVDDGSMDGTGEHLEEFAERAALAVTVIRQANSGGPSGPRNVGLDKARGRYVFFLDADDHLGPEALERMVAMADAQGTDVVLGKVIGVNRSAPKSMWGKTLPRTDVFSSQIKFTLSAQKLFRRELLTRHGMHFDESLKTGEDALFTMEAYLRADGVSVVADYDCYYLVGREDGKHVTKSGSYRLRFDSARALMGLIAEHVPAGKRRDGLMVRPFLVTLLPQFGPVFLRDDEEVRRDKLALAKPLIDAYWTEGVADRLKVNERLRVNLAGLGRADLLVDLLEFLRKKKAPALHVDPRSRKAYLGYPHFRDKEAPIPDGWFVPTSRETVTIDSFKFAPAAHFPGMRTARRVARRVLGPRHTEE
- a CDS encoding polysaccharide pyruvyl transferase family protein — translated: MKRILLRSGKSPYDAVPVEQALHQDVFATNSGNLIFSDAAHKILETPDTEVVSNGIRTNVAAAGRINEEYDAFVVPLANAFRPSFEPQLRRLTQLISKLRIPVVVPGIGAQTGLDYDPARLKPMEPAVREFVAAVLDRSASIGVRGEFTERYLKDMGFGDVEVIGCPSMFMYGKDLDVRKSAPALGPESRIAVNGSHSAVKSQGLDQVIRRTHTRYPHLRFIGQNLSDARQLHWRDLSDPNGSVTAIPTHPDHPMYREDKVRVYIDPVTWIDDLRDFDFSFGSRIHGNIAALLAGTPATVLCGDSRTLELCRYFDIPHRRINALPRDLDPAELYAEADFGALTGGHQERFERFTGFLDRNGLRNTFTHGDGGAAYDRRMASLTFPAGIRPWNDADVTSLTTRFGWLQTRITELSADNAKLKRDLDRARKGAPKALAQPAVPQRSVYRMARRAVGRPLRKALQSGRR
- the rplU gene encoding 50S ribosomal protein L21 — protein: MYAIVRSGGRQHKVAVGDIVEVDKIPTAKVGDTVELSTLLVVDGEAVTSDPWVLAGIKVQAEIVDHHKGVKIDILRYKNKTGYRRRQGHRQQYTAIKVTEIPAAAK
- the obgE gene encoding GTPase ObgE, which produces MTTFVDRVELHVAAGSGGHGCASVHREKFKPLGGPDGGNGGRGGDVMLVVDQSVTTLLDYHHSPHRKATSGKPGEGGNRSGKDGQDLILPVPDGTVVLDKAGNVLADLVGQGTSYVAAEGGRGGLGNAALSSARRKAPGFALLGVPGGLQDIVLELKTVADVALVGYPSAGKSSLISVLSAAKPKIADYPFTTLVPNLGVVTAGETVYTIADVPGLIPGASQGKGLGLEFLRHVERCSVLVHVLDTATLESERDPISDLDIIEEELKQYGGLDNRPRMVVLNKIDVPDGKDLAEMVRPDLERRGYRVFEVSAVAHMGLRELSFALAEMVAAARAAKPKEEATRIVIRPKAVDDAGFTVAQEEDGLFRVRGEKPERWVRQTDFNNDEAVGYLADRLNRLGVEAQLMKAGARSGDGVAIGPEENAVVFDWEPTVMAGAEMLGRRGEDHRLDEPRPAAQRRRDKQAERDESEKEYDDFEPF
- a CDS encoding alkaline phosphatase D family protein; translation: MSGAVSRDRRHFLTASAAVFGAAASAQLWVPGTARSAVPPLPDGVFSLGVASGDPLADAVVLWTRLAPDPLNGGGMPDRAVEVGWEIAEDARFRKQVRRGTAQARPEYGHSVHVDVRGLRPDRVYWYRFRAGGRLSPTGRTRTAPHSFTAGGSLRLALASCQNWQHGYFTPYADMLREDPDVVLFVGDYIYESAPSATAVRRHEGSGEPHTLVQYRNRYAQYRTDPHLAAMHAHAPWVVTFDDHEVDNDFAGEVPQDPDKQTHPAFVARLTAAYQAYYEHMPVRATAIPDGPHIPMYRRLDFGRLARLNVLDTRQFRSNQVTSQAGAKHPSLTMLGAAQKKWLLGGVRRSPARWNIVASQIMMAETDLQVGKGKLWYYDAWDGYQAERNALMREFAAVSNPVVLSGDRHYTMISDLKKDFADPHSDVVGAEFVGTSISTGGDQDLAVFHREWKARMPDNPHWKFIDAHRGYHLFDIRRDGIDAQVRVPATVLKPDATSSTLARLRVEAGDPGVRLV
- a CDS encoding bifunctional cytidylyltransferase/SDR family oxidoreductase, which codes for MSEHFAKPRTTAVILAGGTGQRVGLSIPKQLLKIAGKAVIEHTLTTFEQADSIDDIIVLMAPGYVPDVEKIVAKAGLKKVTKVIEGGSTRNETTERAIAALGEGLAEGEDANVLFHDAVRPLLSERVIDDCVTALERFQAVDVAIPSADTIIVTRTHGEDGEFITEIPDRSRLRRGQTPQAFKLSTIRRAYEVAAGDPNFQATDDCSVVLRYLPDVPIHVVAGDEYNMKVTQPVDVFIADKLFQLASTAAPEQADEAAYRELLTGKTVVVFGGSYGIGKDIAELAEGYGAKTYALGRSTTGTHVENPEEVDDALSTAYAETGRIDYVINTAGVLRIGKLAETDNATIEEALKVNYLAPVQIARSSYKYLAETKGQLLLYTSSSYTRGRAEYSLYSSTKAAMVNLTQALSDEWAGDGIRVNCINPERTATPMRTKAFGQEPAGSLLSSEAVAHTSLDVLLSELTGHVIDVRQQDPTAGAGRASGFEAALASVLDRQDGVA
- a CDS encoding acyltransferase is translated as MNYRVQPSAQVDETAEIGAGSSVWDLAQIRDGARLGEGCVIGRGAYVGSGVRMGDNCKLQNYALVYEPAELGDGVFIGPAVVLTNDHNPRSVDPEGKQKRGGDWEAVGVKIADGASIGARAVCVAPISIGRWAMVAAGAVVTKDVPDFALVVGVPARRVGWVGRAGVKLVEHPSEADVWECPQTGGLYEEKDGTLVERNA
- the rpmA gene encoding 50S ribosomal protein L27 yields the protein MAHKKGASSTRNGRDSNAQRLGVKRFGGQTVNAGEILVRQRGTHFHPGVSVGRGKDDTLFALAAGAVEFGTHRGRKVVNIVPVA